A part of Vulpes lagopus strain Blue_001 chromosome 4, ASM1834538v1, whole genome shotgun sequence genomic DNA contains:
- the LOC121489441 gene encoding protein FAM210B, mitochondrial-like, whose amino-acid sequence MAGLLALLGPAGRVGARARPRAAWVLGAAAPCAPPPLFLPPLRRGPDALLLRAVRGDSGGRQDPSKITATTGRAVSSGQEEKQSKSQQLRKVFQEYGAVAVSLHIGISLVSLGIFYTVVSSGVDMSAVLLKLGFKESLVQSKMAAGTSTFVVAYAIHKLFAPVRISITLVSVPFIVRYFRKVGFFKPPAAKP is encoded by the coding sequence ATGGCCGGGCTGCTGGCGCTGCTGGGCCCCGCGGGCAGGGTGGGCGCCCGGGCCCGGCCTCGCGCCGCCTGGGTCCTGGGCGCCGCCGCCCCGTGCGCGCCGCCCCCCCTGTTCCTGCCGCCGCTCCGGCGCGGGCCCGACGCTCTGCTGCTGCGCGCGGTCCGCGGGGACAGCGGCGGCCGCCAGGACCCCAGCAAAATCACTGCGACAACAGGCAGGGCTGTCAGCAGCGGAcaggaggaaaagcaaagcaagtCACAGCAGCTGAGAAAGGTCTTCCAAGAGTACGGCGCCGTTGCTGTGTCGCTGCACATTGGAATCTCGTTAGTCTCCTTGGGCATCTTTTACACGGTGGTTTCAAGTGGTGTGGACATGTCTGCAGTCCTGCTTAAACTCGGATTTAAAGAGTCACTGGTGCAGTCAAAAATGGCAGCAGGCACGAGTACCTTCGTGGTGGCCTATGCCATCCACAAGCTGTTTGCCCCGGTGAGAATCAGCATCACCTTAGTTTCTGTGCCCTTCATTGTCAGATATTTTCGCAAAGTGGGATTTTTTAAACCTCCAGCTGCAAAGCCTTGA